One segment of Dryobates pubescens isolate bDryPub1 chromosome 23, bDryPub1.pri, whole genome shotgun sequence DNA contains the following:
- the LZTS3 gene encoding leucine zipper putative tumor suppressor 3 isoform X1 yields the protein MATLETLPILSDPTYPSPESFHSFAPRPSQLLSRRAMGSVGSGVANDQEFAMKSVGTRTQSSSRQLEGSRNGYSTREISNRYSGEEKTYKSEKVSNSLYINGDLRKSEKVKMDICGNVTTNNEKNLPPPPQYREPNNPPKILPISGKLDQSNEPLVRPSAFKPVVPKNFHSMQNLCPPQSNGVTENRKSLNHANSNSPSAPKSGLDKSSLNRTTNQVGGLSDSGRNSLTSLPTYGTGYSQHVGPMSASTSHINRIGTTYVEKNMVGYNGISTSDSGRSSSKSTSSFSRLNHLNETMPFHSPSTDDIIQDLEDRLWEKEQEVLQMRRNLDKSEAAIFQVFEEKQKIWEREMEDLRQNYANKLQQVSKKAQRAQQALQLQIFKLQQEKKKLQDDMGQLLQQREELEKKFVAFKKEQAEFLPKIEETKWEVCQKAGEISLLKQQLKDSQADVSQKLNEIVGLRTQLKEGKNFLREKEEQILTLKDSYSSKSVNLEICESELQRKMSEVQVLREKLNHCELEVSSLKRTLASMGPPAPFGGDPGEKLRDPLACESDEAKMQRQSEDSVNALRKEVERLQAELKLERQQREQQVMDFEEERRTWQEEKEKVIKYQKQLQLNYVEMYQKNQLLEHKVNEMNTKATSPPHTEEKKPWTPSRLERIESTEI from the exons ATGGCCACGCTAGAGACGCTGCCCATTCTTAGTGACCCAACCTACCCTAGCCCAGAGAGTTTCCACAGCTTTGCTCCCCGGccatcccagctcctctcccggcGCGCCATGGGGAGCGTGGGCAGCGGCGTCGCCAACGACCAAGAGTTCGCCATGAAGAGCGTGGGGACCCGGACGCAGAGCAGCAGCCGGCAGCTGGAGGGCTCTCGCAACGGCTACTCCACGCGGGAGATCTCCAACCGCTACTCGGGCGAGGAGAAGACCTACAAGTCAGAGAAGGTCTCCAATTCCCTCTACATCAACGGCGACTTGCGGAAGAGCGAGAAGGTGAAGATGGACATCTGCGGGAACGTGACCACCAACAACGAGAAGAACTTGCCGCCGCCCCCCCAGTACCGGGAGCCCAACAACCCACCAAAGATACTGCCGATCTCCGGCAAACTAGACCAG agCAATGAGCCCTTAGTTAGACCCTCAGCCTTTAAACCAGTAGTTCCTAAAAACTTCCATTCCATGCAGAACCTCTGCCCGCCGCAGAGCAACGGAGTGACAGAGAATAGAAAGAGCTTGAACCATGCCAACAGCAATAGCCCATCCGCACCCAAGAGTGGACTGGACAAGAGCAGCCTTAACAGGACTACAAACCAAGTGGGAGGCCTTTCGGATTCAGGGCGGAACTCGTTAACCAGCCTGCCCACCTACGGGACAGGCTACAGCCAGCACGTGGGCCCCATGAGCGCCTCCACCAGCCACATCAACCGCATCGGAACGACCTACGTGGAGAAGAACATGGTGGGATACAACGGGATATCTACCTCAGACAGCGGGCGCTCCTCGAGCAAGagcacctcctccttcagcagaCTGAACCATCTCAACGAGACGATGCCTTTCCACTCGCCTTCCACAGACGACATCATCCAAGACCTGGAAGACCGGCTgtgggagaaggagcaggaggtcCTTCAGATGCGAAGGAACCTGGACAAAAGCGAGGCGGCCATCTTCCAAGTGTTCGAGGAGAAGCAGAAGATCTGGGAGAGGGAAATGGAGGACCTGAGGCAAAACTACGccaacaaactgcagcaggtcTCCAAAAAGGCGCAGCGGGCTCAGCAGGCCTTGCAGCTCCAAATCTTCAAGCtccagcaggagaaaaaaaaactccAGGATGATATGGGACAACTCCTCCAGCAAcgagaggagctggagaagaaattTGTGGCTTTCAAGAAGGAGCAGGCTGAATTTCTCCCAAAGATCGAAGAGACCAAGTGGGAG GTGTGCCAGAAGGCAGGTGAGATctccctgctcaagcagcagctgaaggactcCCAAGCAGATGTCTCCCAGAAGCTGAATGAGATTGTGGGACTACGGACACAGCTGAAGGAAGGTAAGAACTTCCTGCgggagaaggaggagcagaTCCTCACCCTGAAGGACTCCTACAGCTCCAAAAGTGTCAACCTGGAGATCTGTGAGAGCGAGCTACAGCGGAAGATGAGTGAGGTCCAGGTGCTGAGGGAAAAACTGAACCACTGTGAGCTGGAGGTCTCCAGCCTGAAGCGGACACTTGCCAGCATGGGACCTCCAGCACCTTTCGGTGGGGACCCTGGCGAGAAGCTGCGGGACCCACTGGCCTGTGAGAGCGATGAAGCCAAGATGCAGCGGCAGAGCGAGGACAGCGTCAACGCCTTGCGGAAGGAGGTGGAGCGGCTGCAGGCCGAGCTGAAGCTGGAGCGGCAGCAGCGGGAGCAGCAGGTGATGGACTTCGAGGAGGAGCGGCGCAcgtggcaggaggagaaggagaaagtcaTCAAGTACCAGAAACAGCTGCAACTCAACTACGTGGAGATGTACCAGAAGAACCAGCTCCTGGAGCACAAAGTGAATGAGATGAACACAAAGGCCACCAGTCCCCCGCACACCGAGGAGAAAAAACCATGGACTCCCTCCAGACTCGAGCGGATAGAGTCCACCGAGATCTGA
- the LZTS3 gene encoding leucine zipper putative tumor suppressor 3 isoform X2, translating to MATLETLPILSDPTYPSPESFHSFAPRPSQLLSRRAMGSVGSGVANDQEFAMKSVGTRTQSSSRQLEGSRNGYSTREISNRYSGEEKTYKSEKVSNSLYINGDLRKSEKVKMDICGNVTTNNEKNLPPPPQYREPNNPPKILPISGKLDQNLCPPQSNGVTENRKSLNHANSNSPSAPKSGLDKSSLNRTTNQVGGLSDSGRNSLTSLPTYGTGYSQHVGPMSASTSHINRIGTTYVEKNMVGYNGISTSDSGRSSSKSTSSFSRLNHLNETMPFHSPSTDDIIQDLEDRLWEKEQEVLQMRRNLDKSEAAIFQVFEEKQKIWEREMEDLRQNYANKLQQVSKKAQRAQQALQLQIFKLQQEKKKLQDDMGQLLQQREELEKKFVAFKKEQAEFLPKIEETKWEVCQKAGEISLLKQQLKDSQADVSQKLNEIVGLRTQLKEGKNFLREKEEQILTLKDSYSSKSVNLEICESELQRKMSEVQVLREKLNHCELEVSSLKRTLASMGPPAPFGGDPGEKLRDPLACESDEAKMQRQSEDSVNALRKEVERLQAELKLERQQREQQVMDFEEERRTWQEEKEKVIKYQKQLQLNYVEMYQKNQLLEHKVNEMNTKATSPPHTEEKKPWTPSRLERIESTEI from the exons ATGGCCACGCTAGAGACGCTGCCCATTCTTAGTGACCCAACCTACCCTAGCCCAGAGAGTTTCCACAGCTTTGCTCCCCGGccatcccagctcctctcccggcGCGCCATGGGGAGCGTGGGCAGCGGCGTCGCCAACGACCAAGAGTTCGCCATGAAGAGCGTGGGGACCCGGACGCAGAGCAGCAGCCGGCAGCTGGAGGGCTCTCGCAACGGCTACTCCACGCGGGAGATCTCCAACCGCTACTCGGGCGAGGAGAAGACCTACAAGTCAGAGAAGGTCTCCAATTCCCTCTACATCAACGGCGACTTGCGGAAGAGCGAGAAGGTGAAGATGGACATCTGCGGGAACGTGACCACCAACAACGAGAAGAACTTGCCGCCGCCCCCCCAGTACCGGGAGCCCAACAACCCACCAAAGATACTGCCGATCTCCGGCAAACTAGACCAG AACCTCTGCCCGCCGCAGAGCAACGGAGTGACAGAGAATAGAAAGAGCTTGAACCATGCCAACAGCAATAGCCCATCCGCACCCAAGAGTGGACTGGACAAGAGCAGCCTTAACAGGACTACAAACCAAGTGGGAGGCCTTTCGGATTCAGGGCGGAACTCGTTAACCAGCCTGCCCACCTACGGGACAGGCTACAGCCAGCACGTGGGCCCCATGAGCGCCTCCACCAGCCACATCAACCGCATCGGAACGACCTACGTGGAGAAGAACATGGTGGGATACAACGGGATATCTACCTCAGACAGCGGGCGCTCCTCGAGCAAGagcacctcctccttcagcagaCTGAACCATCTCAACGAGACGATGCCTTTCCACTCGCCTTCCACAGACGACATCATCCAAGACCTGGAAGACCGGCTgtgggagaaggagcaggaggtcCTTCAGATGCGAAGGAACCTGGACAAAAGCGAGGCGGCCATCTTCCAAGTGTTCGAGGAGAAGCAGAAGATCTGGGAGAGGGAAATGGAGGACCTGAGGCAAAACTACGccaacaaactgcagcaggtcTCCAAAAAGGCGCAGCGGGCTCAGCAGGCCTTGCAGCTCCAAATCTTCAAGCtccagcaggagaaaaaaaaactccAGGATGATATGGGACAACTCCTCCAGCAAcgagaggagctggagaagaaattTGTGGCTTTCAAGAAGGAGCAGGCTGAATTTCTCCCAAAGATCGAAGAGACCAAGTGGGAG GTGTGCCAGAAGGCAGGTGAGATctccctgctcaagcagcagctgaaggactcCCAAGCAGATGTCTCCCAGAAGCTGAATGAGATTGTGGGACTACGGACACAGCTGAAGGAAGGTAAGAACTTCCTGCgggagaaggaggagcagaTCCTCACCCTGAAGGACTCCTACAGCTCCAAAAGTGTCAACCTGGAGATCTGTGAGAGCGAGCTACAGCGGAAGATGAGTGAGGTCCAGGTGCTGAGGGAAAAACTGAACCACTGTGAGCTGGAGGTCTCCAGCCTGAAGCGGACACTTGCCAGCATGGGACCTCCAGCACCTTTCGGTGGGGACCCTGGCGAGAAGCTGCGGGACCCACTGGCCTGTGAGAGCGATGAAGCCAAGATGCAGCGGCAGAGCGAGGACAGCGTCAACGCCTTGCGGAAGGAGGTGGAGCGGCTGCAGGCCGAGCTGAAGCTGGAGCGGCAGCAGCGGGAGCAGCAGGTGATGGACTTCGAGGAGGAGCGGCGCAcgtggcaggaggagaaggagaaagtcaTCAAGTACCAGAAACAGCTGCAACTCAACTACGTGGAGATGTACCAGAAGAACCAGCTCCTGGAGCACAAAGTGAATGAGATGAACACAAAGGCCACCAGTCCCCCGCACACCGAGGAGAAAAAACCATGGACTCCCTCCAGACTCGAGCGGATAGAGTCCACCGAGATCTGA